One Curtobacterium sp. MCLR17_032 genomic window carries:
- a CDS encoding M23 family metallopeptidase, which produces MSRSVVPAPRPRSASPGRRRLLATALAIVGLVGSLVLDAPVAQAASYPSWDDVVAARGKESAKQSQIVEIRGLIAELSDRADAAKAEAERLGQVFEAAQRKALRAAEKEQALRDDAEEHAEIAEASAAQAGRFAAQMARSGGADVTTSVITGGEDSRDLLYDLGALSKLSEQAERVETAATTDASVARSLTAQADRAALKLADLAQAAQDRMGEAQAASDRAQAATDEQEGNKSRLEAQLTSLTSGRATTEAQYEKGERIRKAEEERKRKALEAEIARQLRAQQAAAAAAAANQGGGGGGGSSSGGGGGAPVGSGSGSGWVRPAGGWITSGYGVRVNPYTGAVAMHDGLDLGSGCSTPIVAASAGTVEYVGRYGGYGNYVRIDHGGGVKTAYGHIVDGGFRVSPGQQVGAGALVALVGSTGNSTGCHLHFETHVGGGTVNPVGFMAARGVGF; this is translated from the coding sequence ATGTCTCGCTCCGTGGTCCCCGCTCCCCGTCCCCGCTCCGCCTCGCCGGGCCGCCGACGCCTGCTCGCCACCGCGCTCGCGATCGTCGGCCTGGTCGGCTCGCTGGTCCTCGACGCGCCGGTCGCCCAGGCGGCCTCGTACCCGTCGTGGGACGACGTCGTCGCGGCCCGTGGCAAGGAGTCCGCGAAGCAGTCGCAGATCGTCGAGATCCGCGGCCTCATCGCGGAGTTGTCCGACAGAGCCGACGCTGCGAAGGCCGAGGCCGAGCGGCTGGGGCAGGTGTTCGAGGCCGCGCAGCGCAAGGCCCTCCGTGCGGCAGAGAAGGAGCAGGCCCTCCGCGACGACGCCGAGGAGCACGCCGAGATCGCCGAGGCCAGCGCCGCGCAGGCCGGTCGGTTCGCCGCGCAGATGGCCCGCTCCGGCGGCGCCGACGTCACCACCAGCGTGATCACCGGCGGCGAGGACTCCCGCGACCTGCTCTACGACCTCGGGGCGCTGAGCAAGCTGTCCGAGCAGGCCGAACGCGTCGAGACCGCGGCCACCACCGACGCCTCCGTCGCCCGGTCCCTCACCGCCCAGGCCGACCGCGCAGCGCTGAAGCTCGCCGACCTGGCCCAGGCCGCGCAGGACCGGATGGGCGAGGCGCAGGCCGCCTCCGACCGGGCGCAGGCCGCCACCGACGAGCAAGAGGGCAACAAGTCCCGGCTCGAAGCGCAGCTCACCTCGCTGACCTCGGGTCGCGCCACGACCGAGGCGCAGTACGAGAAGGGCGAGCGGATCCGCAAGGCGGAGGAAGAGCGCAAGCGCAAGGCGCTCGAGGCCGAGATCGCCCGTCAGCTCCGTGCCCAGCAGGCTGCGGCCGCCGCAGCCGCCGCGAACCAGGGCGGCGGCGGCGGTGGCGGTTCGTCCTCCGGTGGTGGCGGTGGCGCCCCCGTCGGCTCGGGCTCCGGGTCGGGCTGGGTCCGTCCCGCCGGCGGCTGGATCACCAGCGGCTACGGGGTCCGTGTGAACCCCTACACCGGCGCGGTCGCCATGCACGACGGCCTCGACCTGGGCAGCGGTTGCTCCACTCCGATCGTCGCCGCGTCCGCCGGCACGGTGGAGTACGTCGGCCGCTACGGCGGGTACGGCAACTACGTCCGCATCGACCACGGTGGCGGCGTCAAGACCGCGTACGGCCACATCGTCGACGGCGGCTTCCGGGTCTCCCCCGGGCAGCAGGTCGGGGCGGGTGCGCTCGTCGCCCTCGTCGGCTCGACCGGCAACTCGACCGGGTGCCACCTGCACTTCGAGACGCACGTCGGCGGCGGCACGGTGAACCCGGTCGGCTTCATGGCCGCACGGGGCGTCGGCTTCTAG
- the pyrE gene encoding orotate phosphoribosyltransferase, with the protein MTHAREQLIEHIKADAVFHGDFTLTSGKQASYYIDLRKVSLDHRVAPLIGQVMTDLIASIPDVDAVGGLTMGADPIASAVLHQSAARGGSYDAFVVRKEPKDHGRGRQVEGPDVRGKRVIVLEDTSTTGGSPLKAAEALEREGAVIAAVAVVVDRDTGAKEKIEAAGYPYLAAIGLADLGLSA; encoded by the coding sequence GTGACCCACGCGCGCGAGCAGTTGATCGAGCACATCAAGGCCGATGCGGTCTTCCACGGCGACTTCACGCTGACCAGCGGGAAGCAGGCGTCGTACTACATCGACCTCCGCAAGGTGAGCCTCGACCACCGCGTCGCGCCGCTGATCGGCCAGGTGATGACCGACCTCATCGCGAGCATCCCGGACGTCGACGCCGTCGGTGGTCTGACGATGGGCGCCGACCCGATCGCGAGCGCCGTGCTGCACCAGTCGGCAGCGCGCGGTGGTTCGTACGACGCCTTCGTCGTCCGCAAGGAGCCGAAGGACCACGGCCGCGGCCGCCAGGTCGAGGGCCCGGACGTCCGCGGCAAGCGCGTCATCGTGCTCGAGGACACCTCGACCACCGGCGGCTCGCCCCTCAAGGCCGCCGAAGCACTCGAGCGTGAGGGCGCCGTCATCGCCGCCGTCGCCGTCGTCGTCGACCGGGACACCGGCGCCAAGGAGAAGATCGAGGCAGCCGGCTACCCCTACCTCGCGGCGATCGGGCTGGCCGACCTGGGGCTGTCCGCGTGA